A genome region from Candidatus Dormiibacterota bacterium includes the following:
- a CDS encoding HU family DNA-binding protein: MTKQKLVETLSRETKLSKREVENVLAIFTDIVSRTIKKGEKVSITGFGTFDLGKRAARRGVNPQTGKDIRIPQMPMPRFRAGKRLKEGVRKKAD; this comes from the coding sequence ATGACAAAGCAAAAACTCGTGGAAACCCTATCCCGCGAAACCAAGCTTAGCAAGAGGGAAGTGGAGAATGTGCTCGCTATTTTCACCGATATCGTCAGCCGTACTATCAAGAAGGGCGAAAAGGTATCTATTACCGGTTTCGGAACCTTCGATCTGGGCAAGCGGGCCGCCCGGCGCGGGGTCAACCCCCAGACCGGCAAGGATATTCGTATTCCGCAAATGCCTATGCCGCGCTTTCGGGCAGGTAAACGCCTGAAGGAAGGCGTACGAAAAAAAGCCGACTAA
- a CDS encoding PAS domain S-box protein, which yields MANVKQQLNSFPLDTREDIVVNAIEIFDTVKHSLMVLDKNFVVILANPAFYSTFEVTREETENVRLYDIGNGQWNIDKLKILLEKIIPKNSAVDDYEVTHNFEHIGEKVMLLNAREIMRQDNRQKVILLAIEDITASKQLEKQAKEAESQVSTILEKLVGSAERHSGGTAPQTRPKEKQ from the coding sequence ATGGCAAATGTAAAACAACAACTAAACAGCTTCCCGCTTGATACCCGTGAAGATATAGTAGTTAACGCGATAGAGATTTTTGACACGGTTAAACACTCTCTGATGGTTCTTGATAAAAATTTTGTTGTTATTCTGGCAAACCCGGCATTTTACAGCACATTTGAAGTCACTAGAGAAGAAACAGAAAATGTGCGCCTGTACGACATAGGAAATGGCCAATGGAATATCGATAAGCTTAAGATACTGCTTGAAAAAATTATTCCTAAAAATTCGGCAGTCGATGACTATGAGGTAACTCATAATTTCGAACATATTGGCGAAAAGGTAATGCTGCTTAATGCTAGAGAGATAATGCGTCAGGATAATAGACAAAAGGTTATCTTGCTGGCTATAGAAGATATCACGGCCAGTAAACAGCTCGAAAAGCAGGCGAAAGAAGCGGAAAGCCAAGTAAGCACAATTTTAGAAAAACTTGTAGGGTCAGCCGAGAGACATTCTGGCGGTACCGCCCCTCAAACCCGACCTAAGGAAAAACAGTAA